The following proteins are encoded in a genomic region of Nocardioides renjunii:
- a CDS encoding NYN domain-containing protein codes for MTSMVEPRRAVEDHATAPGPEGELTSLVRRWMAAGSKQERVRRPAEEAAPAPAPLAQRPTGDEPEQASRVALLIDARRVSADVATGLLARLGERGSVNVCRAYADWGRADLGDWVGRLRREGLHSFHHFSQDEQALVAMTIDAVDIARDAAVDEVVIAGDLTSALPLVHRLHAAGVRVVAVGAADTPHDVRAACHEFIDLAVVDGVRRTAEGRHRA; via the coding sequence ATGACCAGCATGGTGGAGCCGCGCCGAGCGGTGGAGGACCACGCGACCGCGCCCGGCCCGGAGGGCGAGCTCACCTCGCTCGTGCGCCGCTGGATGGCGGCGGGCAGCAAGCAGGAGCGGGTACGCCGCCCGGCCGAGGAGGCTGCGCCCGCACCCGCGCCGCTCGCGCAGCGCCCGACCGGTGACGAGCCCGAGCAGGCCTCGCGCGTCGCACTGCTCATCGACGCGCGCCGGGTGTCGGCCGACGTCGCGACCGGGCTGCTGGCCCGGCTGGGGGAGCGGGGCTCGGTCAACGTGTGCCGTGCCTACGCCGACTGGGGCCGGGCCGACCTCGGCGACTGGGTCGGTCGGCTGCGGCGCGAGGGACTGCACTCGTTCCACCACTTCTCCCAGGACGAGCAGGCGCTGGTGGCGATGACGATCGACGCGGTCGACATCGCGCGCGACGCCGCCGTCGACGAGGTGGTCATCGCCGGCGACCTCACGTCGGCGCTGCCGCTGGTCCACCGGCTGCACGCCGCGGGCGTCCGCGTCGTGGCGGTCGGGGCCGCGGACACCCCGCACGACGTGCGCGCCGCGTGCCACGAGTTCATCGACCTCGCCGTGGTCGACGGCGTCCGGCGGACCGCCGAGGGCCGGCACCGGGCCTGA
- a CDS encoding SDR family oxidoreductase yields MDITGSSAIVTGGASGIGAAVARALAARGATVVVADLNAEKGEALADEISGVFAAVDVTRTDQVAAAVEAAGEIAPLRACVNSAGIGWAQRTIGRDGMLESAHDLDAFRKVVEINLIGTFDMTRQAATVMSRNEPDADGQRGAIVNLASVAAFDGQIGQASYSASKGGVVGMTLPVARDLSAAGIRLNTIAPGLIDTPIYDAFPDPDAFKANLGQNVLFPKRLGRAEELASMVVECLTNSYMNGETIRVDGGIRMPPK; encoded by the coding sequence ATGGACATCACCGGATCCTCCGCCATCGTCACCGGCGGCGCCAGCGGCATCGGTGCCGCGGTCGCCCGCGCCCTCGCCGCGAGGGGTGCGACCGTCGTCGTCGCCGACCTGAACGCCGAGAAGGGCGAGGCCCTCGCCGACGAGATCAGCGGTGTCTTCGCGGCCGTCGACGTCACCAGGACCGACCAGGTCGCCGCCGCCGTGGAGGCCGCCGGCGAGATCGCGCCGCTGCGCGCCTGCGTGAACTCCGCCGGCATCGGGTGGGCCCAGCGCACCATCGGTCGCGACGGGATGCTGGAGTCGGCCCACGACCTCGACGCGTTCCGCAAGGTCGTCGAGATCAACCTCATCGGCACCTTCGACATGACCCGCCAGGCGGCGACGGTGATGAGCCGCAACGAGCCCGACGCCGACGGCCAGCGCGGTGCGATCGTTAACCTCGCCTCCGTCGCCGCGTTCGACGGCCAGATCGGCCAGGCGTCCTACTCCGCGTCCAAGGGCGGCGTCGTCGGGATGACCCTCCCGGTCGCGCGCGACCTCTCCGCCGCCGGCATCCGCCTCAACACCATCGCGCCCGGTCTCATCGACACCCCGATCTACGACGCGTTCCCCGACCCCGACGCCTTCAAGGCCAACCTCGGCCAGAACGTGCTGTTCCCCAAGCGCCTCGGCCGCGCCGAGGAGCTGGCCAGCATGGTCGTGGAGTGCCTGACCAACTCCTACATGAACGGCGAGACCATCCGCGTCGACGGCGGCATCCGGATGCCACCCAAGTGA
- the dapF gene encoding diaminopimelate epimerase encodes MSYPFLKGHGTENDFVVLPDPDGSLHGYVDGEMPAERVRALCDRRAGLGGDGVLRAVRREAGWFMDYRNADGSVSEMCGNGIRVFARYLHDHQGEAFPMRIQTRDGVKVLDCSAHGDGRDLTADMGAPEVRGDTKVSVGDRAWPAQHVSMGNPHAVAFVDDLADAGHLLEPPGHDSSVYPDGVNVEFVVRRGEHHVAMRVHERGSGETRSCGTGACAVAVAASLADGAPRGTSYRVDVPGGTLHVEWTEDDRVLLTGPAVLVAEGTTDL; translated from the coding sequence GTGAGCTATCCCTTCCTCAAGGGCCACGGCACCGAGAACGACTTCGTGGTCCTGCCCGACCCCGACGGCTCCCTGCACGGCTACGTCGACGGGGAGATGCCGGCCGAGCGGGTCCGCGCGCTGTGCGACCGCCGGGCCGGGCTGGGCGGCGACGGCGTGCTGCGCGCGGTGCGTCGCGAGGCGGGCTGGTTCATGGACTACCGCAACGCCGACGGCTCGGTCAGCGAGATGTGCGGCAACGGCATCCGGGTCTTCGCCCGCTACCTCCACGACCACCAGGGCGAGGCCTTCCCGATGAGGATCCAGACCCGCGACGGCGTCAAGGTGCTCGACTGCAGCGCCCACGGCGACGGGCGCGACCTGACCGCCGACATGGGTGCCCCCGAGGTGCGGGGCGACACGAAGGTGTCGGTGGGCGACCGCGCGTGGCCGGCGCAGCACGTCTCGATGGGCAACCCCCACGCGGTGGCCTTCGTCGACGACCTCGCCGACGCCGGGCACCTCCTCGAGCCGCCCGGCCACGACTCCTCGGTCTACCCCGACGGCGTCAACGTCGAGTTCGTCGTGCGCCGCGGCGAGCACCACGTCGCCATGCGCGTCCACGAGCGCGGGTCCGGCGAGACCCGGTCGTGCGGGACCGGCGCCTGCGCGGTGGCGGTCGCCGCCTCGCTCGCGGACGGCGCACCCCGCGGTACGTCGTACCGCGTCGACGTGCCCGGCGGCACGCTGCACGTGGAGTGGACCGAGGACGACCGCGTGCTGCTCACCGGCCCCGCGGTGCTGGTGGCCGAGGGCACCACGGACCTCTGA